The window CAAAAACAGCGTCTGCTTTATTTTTACCAGTTGCAATCACAATCACTTCTTTAGCTTCCATAATATCGCTAATACCCATTGTAATTGCGTGCGTTGGAACTTCATCGATTGAATTGAATAATCTTGAGTTATCAATTCTTGTTTGTTCCTTTAATACCACTTTATGAGTTTTTGAATCAAATAAAGTTCCTGGTTCATTAAAACCAATGTGACCATTTGATCCAATACCTAATAATTGGATATCAATTTTAGCATTGTCTAACATATCTTGGTATGCTTTGATTGATGCTTCAATCATTGATGCGTCCCCGTTTGGAACGTGACAATTATTTAAATCAATATCAATATGATTGAATAATTGTGCTCTCATAAAGTTAAAATAAGTTTCTTTATGATCTTTTGGTAATCCGATGTATTCATCTAAGTTAAATGATTTAACATTTTTAAATGATACTTTACCATTTTTGTATGCTTCAATTAGATTTTGATATAAAGCAATTGGAGTCGTACCTGTTGCAAGACCTAAAGTCATATTTGGGTTTGCGTTAATTCTTTCTACATAATAGTTTGCAACACTTTCATAAAGTGCAGCTTTGCTATCAAAAACTTTAATTTCCATTTTAATATAATCCTCTCACAAATCTATCGTAAACATTACCTTCAAGATTAATTACGATTGCACCACATGTCTTTTGATAGAATGGAGCAACATTTTCATTTACTCCACCGATGATTCCGTATCCGTAACCATCGTGATACATACCTTCTAAGGCTGCGAATAGCAATGCTTTACCAATATTTTTTCCTCTTAATGTTTCATCAACACCAATTGGTCCAAAGTATCCTTTTGCTGTTGCATCATATGCTGAGAAGCCCACAATTTTCCCTTCGTAAAACGCAACAAAACATGTTGGGTTTGGTTTGTATAAAGCCGCTTTAACTTCAGATGCCCAACCTTTAGAGAAGTTTTTTTCAACAAACGCAATGATCGCATCACTGTTTGGAGATAACGCCCTAACTATTTTAACATCTTCACTTGCTTTTTTACCCTCGATATAATCTTTTCGATAAAGTCCAACTAATAAATCTGCCATATTTTTTATTCCTCTGCTTTTAATGTATATTTAATCGCTTCTCTTATATTACCATGATGCATATCTAAAATTCTATTAATTTCATCAATACTTTCAATTTTTGAGATAATTGCGAAAATTGATTGCTTAACTGAACCATATTTTTGAAGATTTGCTTGTGCAACATCATCCGTTACACCAGTTACCTCTTTAACAATAGAAACAGCACGAGACTCTAATTTCTTATTACTCATTTGTACATCAATCATTAAGTTCTCATATACTTTACCTAACTTAACCATTGCTGTTGTTGAAATCATGTTTAAGATTAATTTTTGAGCAGTACCTGATTTCATTCTTGTAGAACCAGTTAAAGGTTCAGGTCCTGTAACAGCTTCAATTGGATAATCTACATTTGCTGATAACTCAGTTTTATAACTTGTTGTTACACCGGCAGTCTTTGCACCGATTGAACGGGCATAACGACAACCTGAAACGACATAAGGTGTGCGTCCACTTGCTGCGATTCCCACAACAAAGTCTTTTGATGATAGGTTATATGCTTGTAAATCTTTGATTGCAGCTTCCATATCATCTTCAGCACCTTCAACAGGTAATCTTAATGCTTTATCTGTACCTGCAATGATTCCAATAACCATATCACTAGGCACACCAAATGTTGGCACACATTCACTTGCATCTAAGACACCTAATCTACCTGAAGTACCAGCTCCGATATAGAATAAACGACCACCATTTGCTAATGTTTCTGCAACTGCATCAACAAGTTCAGCAATTTCAGGTAATACAGCTTCAATCGCTAGAGGAACTTTTTTATCCTCGTTGTTGATCATTTTTAAGATTTCTAAAGTTGAACTGATATCCATGTTTTTAGTCAGATTATTACGTTGTTCTGTACTAATTTTTTTGATATCTACCATATTATGATTCCTTTCTATCGGATATTAAAGCCATCATATAACCGCCATATACGGCCTCTTTAACATCCACTTCGACGATAAAGTCCAAGTTCTTTTTCTTTAATATTTCAATAATTTGTTCTTTAACGCCATAAGCTTTTTCAATAAACCCACCACGTAAAGCTAACATGAATTTTGAATTGATTCCTGATTTTTTATATACAGTAAGTATATTTGAAGTAATTTTCTTTGCTTCATTTTTTAGAATTTTCTTAGCATAACTAGAACTGCTATGCATACTTAAAACTTGTGCCAGACTCGCAATTTCTTGTTTCTTTGATCGATAAATATAACCAATTAAACTTGTACGATCTGTTGCTCCAATTGTCTTAAGTATATGTTGTTGAAATTTATTTAGTGATTTATTTAAATCCATTGTTTCTAAAATGTCTTTAAATAATGACATCACAACGCTATATGCGGAGCCTTCATCACCAAATAAATGTCCATAACCTCCATAACGATTGATCTTGTCGTTATTTAAAGTATAGATGATGCTACCAGTACCACCTACCACATAAATAAGTGGTAGGTTTTCTTGGTAAACAGAATATAAACCTAAATGTGCATCTGGATGGATATTAACCTTTGAATGGAATTGATTTGATAATTCTTCTTCTAAAGCTTTTATATCCTTAATCATACTATATCCAGCAACACCAATATGCATTACGGGTGCATGTTCGACTTTAATCAGTTGGTAGATAACATCTTGAATGACTTTTTTTGCTTGGATTGCATCAACCGCAAAGTTTGAGCTCGGTGCAACCACTCTTTTTGTTTCTAAGCCATTTAGATTATATAAAACTCCTAAAGTTTTTGTTCCCCCGCCATCAATACTAATTACAAAATTACTCATACTTAATCGGCGCCTTTCCAGTTGGAATTAATTCACCTTTTAAGTACTTGATGACCGCATCGTTTGAATTTGGAGTGTATTCGTAGAATGCTACATAATTTTTAATTGCTTTTGTGTAATATAAATCATACGGATTACGTAGTGCAAGGATATGTAAATCTTTATTTAGTGTTGCTAATTTATCTACTAAATTAATTTGTGATTGATAAACATTACCGTTATAAGTTGTATAAATCACTTGGTCATATCCTTTAGCTTTTTCTATTACTTCTTCCATTTCAGCATCTGTAGGAGATACTGCAATTTCTAAAATATCTAAAAAAGGAATTTCTTTTTTAACTTTTCTTGTTAATGTTGACCCACCATCAGTGTCATCAGCAATTGTTGTTGCTTTAGGTAGTGTTGTAACTAATAAAGCATTGTTGCTTAATTTGATTGGCTCACCCTTAATTAAGGTAACAGCTTCTTCACAAATTTTTGCAGCTAGTGCTTTTGTTTCATCATTTTCAACTAATGCTTTCACATCTTCATACGTTACATTAAAGTCAATTGGTTTTAACATTTTTTTATAACGTAAGATTCTTTCAACTCTTTCATCAAGAGTTTCCATTGTTAATTCACCAGTCGCTAAGGCTTTTTCAATTCTATCTGCTGCGCCAGTTTGATATGGTAGATCATGACAGATACATAAGAGGTTTGCACCAGCATTTAATGTCATTAATGAAGCTTCAACTGCACCATAATGTGTATCGATTGCTTTCATTTCTAATGCATCGGTAACGATTAATCCATCAAAGCCCATTTCTCCTCTTAGAAGATCTGTTAAAACTTTTTTAGATAATGTCGCTGGAACCCCTTCAGTTAAATCTGTGAAATTGATATGTGCACTCATGATGGCTTGGACACCTTCATTAATTGCACTTCTGAATGGTTTGAACTCGAATTTTTCTAACTCAGAACGCGTTTTTGTAACAGTTGGTAACCCTAGGTGAGAATCCACTGTTGTATCGCCATGACCCGGGAAGTGTTTAGCAGTTGCTACAATACTGTTTTGTAATCCTTTAATAGTTGCATTCGCATATAAAGATACTAATTCAGGTGTATCTGCATAACTTCTAACCCCAATGACTGGATTTCTTGGATTATTGTTAATATCTAAGATGGGAGCAAGATCCATATTAACCCCAAGGTTAATTAATTCTTTACCCATTAAATCTCCAACTTGATACGCATATGCTAATTTGTTAGTTGCTGCAATTGTCATTGCCCCAGGGAAGAATGTTGCACCATCTTGAATTCGTGAAACCATTCCACCTTCTTGGTCAATTGAAATATATAAAGGAATTCCAATTTCTTCCATTGCAATCTTTTGCAGTTCTTTGTTTAATTCAAATAGTTGTTTAGGTGAAACAATATTTCTAGCAAATAGAATAATGTTACCTACTTTATAATCTCTAATTAACATGCGCACATCATCATTAACTTCTGTGCCATGGAAACCAGCCATAATAAGTTGGCCAATTTTTTCTTTTGTTGATAAATTCTTGAGTTCAAATTTATTCATATAAATGATACCTCTTCTTCAGTTCTCTAAAAGTATTTTCATCTTTTTCAAATTGTTTAAATATTTCATCAAGAGGTGTTCCATTTTTTACATCTTCGCCACCAGTTAAGAGGTTAATCATTGGATTAGCTCCTTCTTTAAATGGCTTTAAGAATTCGAAACCTTCGTAAGTTCTGATAATATTAAAAATTTGATAACCACTTCTTACTGGACTAAATTTAGTTTTGTCAGTTAAGAAGATTTCGATACCATGACAAGTTTGTCCTTGATGTTTAGAAAAACTTGGTGTGAAATGAATAGGTCTTACTTTAATACCGTCTAGGTTTAAAGCACGAACCTTTTCACATAGGTCATCCGCATCAATAAATGGCGCACCGATTAATTGGAATGGTCTTGTTGTACCGCGACCTTCAGATACGTTTGTTCCTTCATAGTAACAAGTAGCCGCATAGACAAAAGCACTGTCTATTGTCGGAAGATTTGGTGATGGACTTAACCATGGTAAGTTATATGTTTTATAATCTGCTTTTGGATCATAATTTTCCATAGGAATAACGACTAAATCACAATTGATTTCAAAAGCTTCGTTAAATAACATCGCTAACTCGCCAACAGTTAATCCATAACGTTGTGGGATACTATAATATCCAACAAATGAGCGGTAATTTAAATCAAGTAAGTTACCTTCAACATCACGTCCCAATGGATTAGGTCGATCAAAGACAACAAACTTAATGTTATTTTCTTTTGCTGCAATCATCGCATATGCCATGGTGTAGATGTAGGTATAAAATCTTAAACCTACATCTTGCATGTCATAACATAAAATATCTACACCTTCAAGTATTTCAGAAGATGGCTTTTTATTTTTACCATATAAAGAGTGCACAGTTAATTGTAATTTTTGATCAAAATAACTTTCAATATGTGCCCCTGCTTCTTGGTCTCCACGAATACCATGTTCAGGTGCGTATAAACTAACTAAATTAACTTTTTCTTTTAGGATTTCAGATGTTAATTTTAAATTGCTATCAACACCTGTTGGGTTAGTAATCAATCCAACATTTTTTCCTTTAAATAAATCTATGTATGAATCAATACGATCAATTCCTAATTTAAGCATTTTCTCTATCCAATTCCTCTATGAATTTAACAACTGGTTTAAATAATAACGCATAAAGTACAACTGGTGTTGATAAACCAACAAAGATGAATAATAACATTGTAATTGGAGTCAGCATAAGTGCAACTGGAATTAATGCGATTAAGACTGCTAAGACAGTTCTAAAGATGTATTTGCCACTTAAGAAGAAAGCAAACTTCATCATTAACCAAAGATTGGTCTTTGGATAAGTAATCATTAAAGGTAATGTATAAATTAACACAAACACAACTGTTGCAACCATGATAATCATCACATAAGTACCAATGGTATTAATTGGTGATGGGTCTAAAGCTGCAATGTCAGCATAAATTGTTAAGTTAAAGATTGCAACTCCAATTGCTAAGGCTAACATTAAGCCAAGTTGCATTTTAATTGAGAAATCTTCAATAAAGTATTTGAAAAAAGTTTTAATAATTGGTTTTTCGTTTTTATTTGCATAATCGTTAAATAATTTATAACCTGCAACGAATGCTGGATAAATTGTAAGAATTGGTAATGAACAAATCACCATTAAAATATTGATTAATGTGATTCTAATTACCCAGTCAGCAAATGTATTTAATTTTTGGTGTAATTTAGATTCAACGTTTTTCATTAGCCGACGATACCTGTTCTTTCAATAGATTCAACGAATTGTTTTTGTACGAATAAGTACATAATTAATAATGGTAACATCATTAATAATGCTGCAACGTTAGAAACTAACGCTAAGAACATTGGGTTTGACCAAATATCTTTACCGATTAAGTGTAACGCACCAGCATAAGATAATGCTGCATAAATATTTTCTGATGCATTTAATAAACGCATTGTTAGAATTGGGAATTGTGCTGTTGATACTTCAAAAATCTTAGCGAAGTAAACATCATTCCATTGCCATACAAATGCGAATAATGCAACTGTAATAATCGCACCACGAGCGTTTGGTAACATAACGTTCCAGAAGATTCTTGGTACGCCAGCACCATCGATTTGTGCAGATTCTTCTAATTCTTTAGGTAAACCTTTAAAGAATGATTGGAAAATATAAATGAAGATACCACTACGAATCCCCATACCAAGCACGCTCATTAAGTAAATTGATGTTTCTTTACCAATTAATTTAACTTCTCTGAAATATAGATATTGTGCAAGTGATAATGCTTGTGGAGGGATTACAATTGTTAAGATAACAAAGATAAATAAGACCTTTGTTAATGGTGATTTTAATCTTGCAAATGCATAACCAGCTAATGCTGTTGATATAACTTGTAAGACCATTGAGATACTTGATAATTTGATTGTATTTACTAATGCATCCCAGTAATCAAGTACCATGGCAGCGTATCTAAAGTTTTCCACAGACCAGTTTTTTGGAATCCAAATAACTGATGGGTCATTAATATCTGCCGCTGCTCTGAATGCTAATAAGATTTGCTGAATTGTTGGATATAAAATAACGAAACATAAACCAGCAAGGAATACAGTTCTAAAGAATGCAGTCAAGAATGCCTCAAACTTTCTTTTTCTTCTAACTTTATCGCCTCTTAATTTAATTTCATTTGTTTGAACCAACTTTTGTTCTTTTAAGTTTGCACTAATGTTAACGTTCATAATGGCTATCTCCAATCTTAAGTGCCTTGAATAATAAGACAATAATCATCAAGATACCTAAAATACAAATTACATAAATCCATGCCATTGCACTACTTAATCCCCAGTTTTGACTGTTTAATTCATCTGAAATAATTTCAGAAACCGGTGATGTTAAGAATGTATCAACTAATGCATAAATTGTAACGGTTAAAATGTGTGGTGTAACGTTAGGTAACGTAATTAACCAGAACATTTCATATGATGTTGCACCTTCAATCTTAGCCGCTTCATATAAGTGGCTTGGAATTGATTGAATACTTGCTAAGAATAATAGGATTGGAACCCCAGATAGTGCTAAAATGTCATAGATTCTGCTGATTAAACCAACAACTAGACCAACAGCAAATTGTGGGAACCCTGATTGAAGTAAATAGAACTCCAAGTCAAAGATTTTTCCAATACCTTGTTGAGCAAGAATTTCAGTAATTGCATCTCCTCCACCTAAAGCAGTAGCTACTGCAGCAGAGTTTAGGATAACTGGAATGAAGAAGATCGCACGAACGATCGCGCGTCCTCTAAATTTCATGTTAAGTAAAACTGCAATAAATAGTGAGAAGATTAATAATACAGGTAAGTTGATTGCAACGTCTGATAATGTATTAACTAACTCAACTTTGAATGATGTAGCACCACTTGTGTGGATGTTAAGTGCATAAATATAGTTTTCAATACCTACCCAAGTTTCTCTAATAAATCCGACTTCTGGTTTTAATTCAAAGAAACTATAACGTAGTGAGTTGAAAAACGGTAATATGAATAAAATTGCTAAACCGGCGATCCATGGTAATAAGAACACTAATGACCATATGAACTTTTGTTGTTCATATGTGAATTGTTTTTTATTTTTTGGAGTTGGGTTTACTTCTTTTTTAACTGTATCTTGCATTAGTTAGCCCCTCCTATAACAACATAGTTCATGCCAGTTACATGATGTGTACCAACAGTCACTGCATATTGGTTGTAGTTAATCATAATTTCTAAACCATTTGAGTAAGTCACCTTATACACATTATTTTGTAATCTTTCATGGTTTACTAATACGCCTTCATGAAGTTTTAAACTGTCTACAATTTCAATTTGATTTTCAATTTGATCTAACCAGTTTACATAGTGTGTTGACATGTATTGGTTATGTTTGGTATTTAGTAATTTTTGACTTGATTCATAAGATAAAGTGTACTTTAAGTTAGAACCAGTTTCTAATACTTTTAAGAATTGATATTGTGTACTTCTATTTGAAGTTAAGTTAATTGATTCTGAAGTGTAATCTACTAAGCCAGATAATACTAATTGTAATAATGGTATTTGATAATCAATTAAAGCATATAAAGTTGTTTCAGTTGGTAAATCATTAACGAATGATGCATAAGGTAATGCAAATCCAAGTGGATTAGATAATAAGATCTCTTCATTCATAATTTCTAATAAATTCTTTTGTAAGTTTAATGCATCTTGTTTATATAGTGTCTTGTTGTAGTCATAATGTGACGCAAGTGATGAACCAACAAAATCAAGTGCTAATCCACTAACATTTGATTGCTTAGTGAAGTTCTTATACATTGCTTCGTATAATAATGGATTTAATACATATTGGTCTAAAATATTTTCTTTATCAAATTCTGATGAAGGCAATTTAGATGGCACATGATATACAAAGTACATTGCAGAAGAGCCACGAACTCTCATTGAATTGTATCTAAATGAATCAACAAATCCACGATACTTAGTTGTTGTTACAAAGTTAGCATGTTGATATAAGTCAATATCTAAATCATTTAAATATGTATTTAAACTATCTAAACCAGATTTTCCACCTAATACATCAGCCACTTCGTTACGGTCAAACATTAAGTTACTTAAACCACCATTAGATACCCCTAAATAACTTACATTTAAGTGTGTCACGTTACGGTCTTGTAACTTTTCAATAATTTCTTTTGCTTGTTCAAAAGTTGTTAATGAATCTAATGTTGAATATGGAACACCTAAGAAGAATGATTGTTTATCGAATGCTCCGATAAATTCAGCTGTTAACACAGTTTTAGTTGTATTATCTTTTTGTTCCATACCTAAATTATTAATTAAG of the Acholeplasma hippikon genome contains:
- the murQ gene encoding N-acetylmuramic acid 6-phosphate etherase: MVDIKKISTEQRNNLTKNMDISSTLEILKMINNEDKKVPLAIEAVLPEIAELVDAVAETLANGGRLFYIGAGTSGRLGVLDASECVPTFGVPSDMVIGIIAGTDKALRLPVEGAEDDMEAAIKDLQAYNLSSKDFVVGIAASGRTPYVVSGCRYARSIGAKTAGVTTSYKTELSANVDYPIEAVTGPEPLTGSTRMKSGTAQKLILNMISTTAMVKLGKVYENLMIDVQMSNKKLESRAVSIVKEVTGVTDDVAQANLQKYGSVKQSIFAIISKIESIDEINRILDMHHGNIREAIKYTLKAEE
- a CDS encoding GNAT family N-acetyltransferase — protein: MADLLVGLYRKDYIEGKKASEDVKIVRALSPNSDAIIAFVEKNFSKGWASEVKAALYKPNPTCFVAFYEGKIVGFSAYDATAKGYFGPIGVDETLRGKNIGKALLFAALEGMYHDGYGYGIIGGVNENVAPFYQKTCGAIVINLEGNVYDRFVRGLY
- a CDS encoding DUF624 domain-containing protein — its product is MKNVESKLHQKLNTFADWVIRITLINILMVICSLPILTIYPAFVAGYKLFNDYANKNEKPIIKTFFKYFIEDFSIKMQLGLMLALAIGVAIFNLTIYADIAALDPSPINTIGTYVMIIMVATVVFVLIYTLPLMITYPKTNLWLMMKFAFFLSGKYIFRTVLAVLIALIPVALMLTPITMLLFIFVGLSTPVVLYALLFKPVVKFIEELDRENA
- a CDS encoding BadF/BadG/BcrA/BcrD ATPase family protein produces the protein MSNFVISIDGGGTKTLGVLYNLNGLETKRVVAPSSNFAVDAIQAKKVIQDVIYQLIKVEHAPVMHIGVAGYSMIKDIKALEEELSNQFHSKVNIHPDAHLGLYSVYQENLPLIYVVGGTGSIIYTLNNDKINRYGGYGHLFGDEGSAYSVVMSLFKDILETMDLNKSLNKFQQHILKTIGATDRTSLIGYIYRSKKQEIASLAQVLSMHSSSSYAKKILKNEAKKITSNILTVYKKSGINSKFMLALRGGFIEKAYGVKEQIIEILKKKNLDFIVEVDVKEAVYGGYMMALISDRKES
- a CDS encoding exo-beta-N-acetylmuramidase NamZ family protein, with protein sequence MLKLGIDRIDSYIDLFKGKNVGLITNPTGVDSNLKLTSEILKEKVNLVSLYAPEHGIRGDQEAGAHIESYFDQKLQLTVHSLYGKNKKPSSEILEGVDILCYDMQDVGLRFYTYIYTMAYAMIAAKENNIKFVVFDRPNPLGRDVEGNLLDLNYRSFVGYYSIPQRYGLTVGELAMLFNEAFEINCDLVVIPMENYDPKADYKTYNLPWLSPSPNLPTIDSAFVYAATCYYEGTNVSEGRGTTRPFQLIGAPFIDADDLCEKVRALNLDGIKVRPIHFTPSFSKHQGQTCHGIEIFLTDKTKFSPVRSGYQIFNIIRTYEGFEFLKPFKEGANPMINLLTGGEDVKNGTPLDEIFKQFEKDENTFRELKKRYHLYE
- the nagZ gene encoding beta-N-acetylhexosaminidase, whose protein sequence is MNKFELKNLSTKEKIGQLIMAGFHGTEVNDDVRMLIRDYKVGNIILFARNIVSPKQLFELNKELQKIAMEEIGIPLYISIDQEGGMVSRIQDGATFFPGAMTIAATNKLAYAYQVGDLMGKELINLGVNMDLAPILDINNNPRNPVIGVRSYADTPELVSLYANATIKGLQNSIVATAKHFPGHGDTTVDSHLGLPTVTKTRSELEKFEFKPFRSAINEGVQAIMSAHINFTDLTEGVPATLSKKVLTDLLRGEMGFDGLIVTDALEMKAIDTHYGAVEASLMTLNAGANLLCICHDLPYQTGAADRIEKALATGELTMETLDERVERILRYKKMLKPIDFNVTYEDVKALVENDETKALAAKICEEAVTLIKGEPIKLSNNALLVTTLPKATTIADDTDGGSTLTRKVKKEIPFLDILEIAVSPTDAEMEEVIEKAKGYDQVIYTTYNGNVYQSQINLVDKLATLNKDLHILALRNPYDLYYTKAIKNYVAFYEYTPNSNDAVIKYLKGELIPTGKAPIKYE
- the nagB gene encoding glucosamine-6-phosphate deaminase — encoded protein: MEIKVFDSKAALYESVANYYVERINANPNMTLGLATGTTPIALYQNLIEAYKNGKVSFKNVKSFNLDEYIGLPKDHKETYFNFMRAQLFNHIDIDLNNCHVPNGDASMIEASIKAYQDMLDNAKIDIQLLGIGSNGHIGFNEPGTLFDSKTHKVVLKEQTRIDNSRLFNSIDEVPTHAITMGISDIMEAKEVIVIATGKNKADAVFGMIKGQINEELPASVLQNHAKVTVYLDTDAASKL
- a CDS encoding carbohydrate ABC transporter permease, with amino-acid sequence MQDTVKKEVNPTPKNKKQFTYEQQKFIWSLVFLLPWIAGLAILFILPFFNSLRYSFFELKPEVGFIRETWVGIENYIYALNIHTSGATSFKVELVNTLSDVAINLPVLLIFSLFIAVLLNMKFRGRAIVRAIFFIPVILNSAAVATALGGGDAITEILAQQGIGKIFDLEFYLLQSGFPQFAVGLVVGLISRIYDILALSGVPILLFLASIQSIPSHLYEAAKIEGATSYEMFWLITLPNVTPHILTVTIYALVDTFLTSPVSEIISDELNSQNWGLSSAMAWIYVICILGILMIIVLLFKALKIGDSHYER
- a CDS encoding carbohydrate ABC transporter permease yields the protein MNVNISANLKEQKLVQTNEIKLRGDKVRRKRKFEAFLTAFFRTVFLAGLCFVILYPTIQQILLAFRAAADINDPSVIWIPKNWSVENFRYAAMVLDYWDALVNTIKLSSISMVLQVISTALAGYAFARLKSPLTKVLFIFVILTIVIPPQALSLAQYLYFREVKLIGKETSIYLMSVLGMGIRSGIFIYIFQSFFKGLPKELEESAQIDGAGVPRIFWNVMLPNARGAIITVALFAFVWQWNDVYFAKIFEVSTAQFPILTMRLLNASENIYAALSYAGALHLIGKDIWSNPMFLALVSNVAALLMMLPLLIMYLFVQKQFVESIERTGIVG